TCGCACTGAGCGCCATCCAGTTGTTTCGGCGCGCCGAGGAACCGGAGTTCACGACAAGTATTCTCTCTTCCCGCCTTGCATTGGTCGCATTTCCCGCACGACACCGCTGGATCAATAGCTATCCTGTCACCGCGTTTCAGTCTTTTTACGTCCTTTCCGACGCCTTCCACGACTCCGGCTGTTTCATGTCCCACTGTGAATGGATACTGCACTATTTGCGAACCGATCCTGCCTGTGGTGTAATAGTGTATGTCCGACCCGCAGACACCAACAGTCTTAATTCGAATTAATACATCAGTATCGTTTTTTATCTTCGGATCAGGCAGAACATGTATCTCGAATTTTCCGGGACCCGTCAGAAGAGCGGCCTTCAATTCCAGAGTCTCCTTTCAATTGAATTCAGATCGGATTTATTCACGCTAATTTTCAGATTTCGCATCGGGTTAATATGTAAAGGATTTTGCTCAAAGACTAACCATGGTGTGCGTTACTCTGGGAATGAGGTTGAAGGGAAAAAGGGACAAAGCTGCAGAGGAACAAAGGCAAAATGGTATCATGTCGCGGAGTATTGGTCGATGCGGGATTGGAGTTGCACTTCGGTTCAGTCAACTCTGTCGACTCTGCGGTCTCTTATCTCGTTCAAAATACGTCGCGCATCGTACGGAGCAATGAATGAGTCGTACTTCTCTTTTGAGATCTTTCCGGCGTATCTCGCGATTACTTTTTCGACGCTTTCCATCCGCTCATCCATTTTCTTGCACGGAAACTCGATGCAGTCCGCGCAAGTGAACATACCGCGGCCGATGACGCACTTTCTGATCTCACAATCCTTGCCAGGAAGCGGACAGCTTCCACTGCCTTCTGTCAGACAACCCTTGCAGTGAAGATCTTTCGGCTGAAAATTCAAGTGGAAGTATTTCTTCCAACCCTGAGCTGCTCGCTCCCTGTCGGCAACAGTCTTGCTCCTACCGATGAACGCAACGCATTCATCGCACCTGAAGCCACATCTCGATACAATATTTT
This genomic interval from Candidatus Kryptoniota bacterium contains the following:
- a CDS encoding DUF3795 domain-containing protein, which gives rise to MKNIVSRCGFRCDECVAFIGRSKTVADRERAAQGWKKYFHLNFQPKDLHCKGCLTEGSGSCPLPGKDCEIRKCVIGRGMFTCADCIEFPCKKMDERMESVEKVIARYAGKISKEKYDSFIAPYDARRILNEIRDRRVDRVD